AACTGGATGAAAAAGTATTTAAAAAGAAAGGTCTCAATGTAGTCCAAACTTTACAATATTGGGATGAGAGCGAATTTTTGGGAGGAACTATTGAAGGGATTCCTGCACGTCATGGTTATGGATTCATTGCTAAACCAATGGGGAATGTAATGGGATTTGTGATTAAGTTAAAAGATGAACCTAGTGTTTATTTGAGTAGTGATACCATTTATACAAAAGATGTAGAAAAAGTATTGAAAGAATACAAACCAGAAATTAGTGTAGTAGCTGCAGGAACTGCCCAATTGGATCTGTTTCAACCATTACTCATGCGTGTAGAGGATGTTGTAAAGTTTGTAAAAACTACGCAAGGAAAAGTAATTGCAAATCATTTAGAAGCAGTAAATCATTGTCCAACAAAACGAACCGATTTAA
The sequence above is a segment of the Tenacibaculum sp. 190130A14a genome. Coding sequences within it:
- a CDS encoding MBL fold metallo-hydrolase, which codes for MKIHHLRNATMVIETAKHVILVDPMLGEKGSAGPPFTLFRFKPKRNPIIDLPNGYETTLEKVTHCVITHQHPDHIDKAGELFLKERNIPVTCSQLDEKVFKKKGLNVVQTLQYWDESEFLGGTIEGIPARHGYGFIAKPMGNVMGFVIKLKDEPSVYLSSDTIYTKDVEKVLKEYKPEISVVAAGTAQLDLFQPLLMRVEDVVKFVKTTQGKVIANHLEAVNHCPTKRTDLRAMFKKEGVADRTYVPEDGEMMEF